Proteins encoded by one window of Lutibacter sp. A64:
- a CDS encoding carboxypeptidase-like regulatory domain-containing protein yields MLKKYSAILGFFIIGVFFTNAQTITLKGSVKDSLQNPLSYANVIAKPADVSKNLQFSITDNDGLYKLELSKNEVYTISVSYMGFKTASFKFTATENTQQHIVLKDAPNQLQEVVIEMPVTVKEDTITYNTNKFVTGEERKLKNVLKKLPGVEVDKNGGVTVQGKKVTTLLVEGKKFFGGGSKLAVENIPANAVDKIQVIDNYNEIAFLKNVSDTDEMAMNILLKEDKKQFAFGDIEAGKGAKDFYRAHSNLFYYSPKTNVNFIGNLNNTGEKIFTFRDYMSFQGGISAALKGDGSIYNVSATDFANFMETQDLVTSTNKFGALNISKVVNSKLDISGYAIFSHSKNETFIASVNEYTAFTEEKENTSTSKNILGVGKFNIEYAPTINQQWYFKTQFKKTDNLKSNNIISSIENDDRTIFSENNAEAIYLNQNIEWHQKMSNKHTFSFAADITFDKNNPTTLWEANNAILQGLIPIEQSDNYSINQQKEIQNTTIHSVFKHYWVLNNFNHIYTTVGNKYSNETFFTEDSQQLENGVINNFASAGFGNDLDYQLNDLFLGVHYKFKTGIFELKQGAFLHNYNWNLNQQESKKSNKIVVLPDFSAEIKFSNSKKIKLNYQLKSAFSDASKLANRFYLQSYNSVYKGNEHLENELYHTARMYYSRFSLYRGLMLFGGINYTKKVKGLQNAVQFNETDQYISPIIVDNASENWSFNLNIDKKIKKFKYGLNTRVLTSSYLQNINESFVTNKSNNYSYTLSVKTLFDKFPTIEVGFEQSIGNYTSSNSTSKFVTNQPYLNIDYDFLEGFIFSFEYENYNYENKTFNQKNTYQIANSTLSYKNEDSAWSFKIDAQNLFNVKYKQQNSFSSYIISDSKTYILPRIVMFSIGYNL; encoded by the coding sequence ATGCTTAAAAAATATAGTGCTATTTTAGGGTTTTTTATAATCGGTGTTTTTTTTACAAATGCCCAAACCATTACCTTAAAAGGTAGTGTTAAAGACAGTTTACAAAACCCTTTAAGTTATGCCAACGTTATAGCAAAACCAGCAGATGTTTCTAAAAATTTACAGTTTAGTATTACGGACAATGATGGTTTGTATAAATTAGAACTCTCAAAAAATGAAGTTTATACTATTTCTGTAAGTTATATGGGTTTTAAAACGGCTAGTTTTAAGTTTACAGCAACAGAAAATACGCAACAACATATTGTTTTAAAAGATGCACCAAACCAATTGCAAGAAGTTGTAATTGAAATGCCTGTAACCGTTAAAGAAGATACTATAACCTACAATACAAATAAATTTGTAACAGGCGAAGAACGTAAACTAAAAAATGTACTTAAAAAATTGCCAGGTGTTGAAGTTGATAAAAATGGAGGTGTAACAGTACAAGGTAAAAAAGTAACTACCTTATTGGTAGAAGGTAAAAAGTTTTTTGGTGGTGGTTCTAAATTAGCGGTAGAAAATATACCTGCAAATGCTGTTGATAAAATACAAGTAATAGATAATTATAACGAAATTGCTTTTTTAAAAAATGTATCAGATACAGACGAAATGGCAATGAATATACTATTGAAAGAAGACAAAAAACAATTTGCCTTTGGAGATATAGAAGCTGGAAAAGGTGCTAAAGATTTTTATAGAGCGCACAGTAACTTATTTTATTACAGCCCAAAAACCAATGTTAATTTTATAGGAAATTTAAACAATACTGGCGAAAAAATTTTTACGTTTAGAGATTATATGAGTTTTCAAGGTGGTATAAGTGCCGCTTTAAAAGGGGATGGTTCTATTTACAATGTTTCCGCAACTGATTTTGCTAATTTTATGGAAACTCAAGATTTGGTAACTAGCACTAATAAATTTGGAGCTTTAAATATTTCAAAAGTGGTAAATAGTAAATTAGATATTTCTGGTTATGCTATTTTTTCACATTCAAAAAATGAAACATTTATTGCTTCGGTAAATGAATACACTGCATTTACTGAGGAAAAAGAAAATACTTCAACTAGTAAAAATATTTTAGGAGTCGGAAAATTTAATATAGAATATGCGCCTACAATAAACCAACAATGGTATTTTAAAACGCAATTTAAAAAAACAGATAATTTAAAAAGTAATAATATTATTTCAAGTATTGAAAATGATGACAGGACAATTTTTTCAGAAAATAATGCGGAAGCAATTTACTTAAATCAGAATATAGAATGGCATCAAAAAATGTCTAATAAACATACGTTTTCTTTTGCTGCGGATATTACTTTCGATAAAAATAATCCAACAACACTTTGGGAAGCAAACAACGCTATTTTACAAGGATTAATTCCTATTGAGCAATCAGATAATTATAGTATAAATCAACAAAAAGAAATACAAAACACTACAATACATAGTGTTTTTAAGCATTATTGGGTGTTAAATAATTTTAATCATATTTATACAACTGTAGGAAACAAATACAGCAACGAAACTTTTTTTACAGAAGACAGCCAACAATTAGAAAATGGGGTTATAAATAATTTTGCTTCCGCAGGTTTTGGAAACGATTTAGACTATCAATTAAACGATTTATTTTTAGGCGTTCATTATAAATTTAAAACAGGTATTTTTGAATTAAAGCAAGGTGCTTTTTTACATAATTACAATTGGAATTTAAATCAGCAAGAGTCTAAAAAAAGTAATAAAATAGTTGTGTTGCCAGATTTTTCAGCAGAAATTAAATTTAGTAATTCGAAAAAGATAAAATTAAATTATCAGTTAAAAAGTGCTTTTTCAGATGCTTCAAAATTGGCAAATCGGTTTTATTTACAGTCGTATAATTCGGTGTACAAAGGAAACGAACATTTAGAGAATGAGTTGTATCATACTGCAAGAATGTATTACAGCCGTTTTAGTTTGTACCGAGGTTTAATGTTGTTTGGAGGAATAAATTATACTAAAAAAGTTAAAGGACTTCAAAATGCAGTACAATTTAACGAAACCGATCAATATATTTCTCCAATAATAGTAGATAATGCATCAGAAAATTGGTCTTTTAATTTAAATATTGATAAAAAAATTAAGAAATTTAAATATGGATTGAATACAAGAGTGTTAACTTCTAGTTATCTTCAAAATATAAATGAGTCATTTGTAACCAATAAAAGTAATAATTATAGTTATACGCTTTCAGTAAAAACGTTGTTTGATAAATTTCCAACAATTGAAGTAGGTTTTGAACAAAGTATTGGTAATTACACATCGAGTAACAGTACTTCTAAATTTGTTACAAACCAACCGTACCTAAATATAGATTACGACTTTTTAGAAGGATTTATTTTTTCTTTTGAATACGAAAATTACAATTACGAAAACAAAACATTTAATCAAAAAAACACCTATCAGATTGCAAATAGCACGCTTTCATATAAAAATGAAGACAGTGCTTGGAGTTTTAAAATAGACGCTCAAAATTTATTTAATGTAAAATATAAACAACAAAATAGCTTTTCGTCCTACATAATTTCGGACTCAAAAACGTATATCTTACCGAGAATTGTAATGTTTTCTATTGGGTATAATTTGTAG
- a CDS encoding GLPGLI family protein, whose protein sequence is MKKITLILFIIFPIINIIAQNKDIYGSVYYKFTPNNNEITKRNNAKKNVKDMYKGLYEFIADVKFKLEFVNKKSIFSVKDELDNGLKPKGASIASKLISNGSYYCDLNEDIQLRKVDGEILVETQPSNIKWILTQETKKINNYLCYKAISSVTNKNSTGVYTFEIIAWYTPEISVASGPKQFVGLPGLVLELKDTHYTFFATEIVLFPKEKPIIKPFKGKIITEEKYQERIREMMGGFIKR, encoded by the coding sequence ATGAAAAAAATAACATTAATTCTATTTATTATTTTTCCAATAATAAATATTATTGCACAAAACAAAGATATTTATGGTAGTGTTTATTATAAATTCACACCAAATAATAATGAAATTACTAAGAGAAATAATGCAAAAAAGAATGTAAAGGACATGTATAAAGGATTATATGAATTTATTGCTGATGTTAAGTTTAAATTAGAATTTGTAAATAAAAAATCAATTTTCTCCGTAAAGGATGAATTGGATAATGGATTAAAACCAAAAGGAGCGTCAATTGCAAGTAAATTAATAAGTAACGGCAGCTATTATTGCGACCTGAATGAAGATATACAATTGAGAAAAGTTGATGGAGAAATATTAGTAGAAACACAACCATCAAATATAAAATGGATACTAACACAAGAGACTAAAAAAATTAATAATTATTTATGCTACAAAGCGATTTCTAGCGTAACAAATAAAAACTCAACGGGTGTATATACATTCGAAATAATAGCTTGGTATACTCCAGAAATATCAGTAGCCTCTGGTCCGAAACAATTTGTTGGTTTACCTGGGTTAGTATTGGAGTTAAAAGATACACATTATACCTTTTTTGCAACGGAAATTGTTTTGTTTCCTAAAGAAAAACCTATAATTAAACCATTTAAAGGTAAAATTATTACAGAAGAGAAATATCAAGAAAGAATTAGAGAAATGATGGGTGGCTTTATTAAGAGATAA
- a CDS encoding GLPGLI family protein produces the protein MNIKSKKIKVLLFFTVTFFFNLKSISQENVLFVTYKKNSILSESKKIKDANQLKRVKNFDDEQNNELKNVEYYLTCNKSESLFKVQDILKKDNNRRKKLFIKLGGGGDIVYTNFKTKEQLWEKEAFGSLFLVSNNINAYKWQLQNKSKKIGKYTCYKAIGEKNIVVKGKNKKVELTAWYSPELNFPFGPAEYCNLPGLILEISDSNIKFVASKIEFNQIDKKYKISKPTKGEKVTLEELKRIGSKLILKQ, from the coding sequence ATGAATATAAAATCAAAGAAAATAAAAGTATTATTATTTTTTACGGTTACATTTTTTTTTAATTTAAAATCAATTTCTCAAGAGAATGTTTTATTTGTAACCTACAAAAAGAATAGTATTTTAAGTGAGTCAAAAAAAATAAAAGATGCCAATCAGCTTAAAAGAGTTAAAAATTTTGATGATGAACAAAATAATGAACTTAAAAATGTAGAATATTACTTAACATGTAATAAAAGTGAATCATTGTTTAAAGTTCAAGATATTTTAAAAAAAGATAACAACAGGAGAAAGAAATTATTTATAAAACTTGGAGGAGGTGGAGATATCGTTTACACAAATTTTAAAACTAAAGAACAGCTTTGGGAGAAAGAAGCATTTGGCAGTTTATTCTTAGTATCTAATAATATAAATGCTTATAAATGGCAACTTCAAAATAAAAGTAAGAAAATTGGAAAATATACTTGTTATAAAGCTATTGGAGAAAAAAATATAGTTGTTAAAGGTAAGAATAAAAAAGTTGAGTTAACAGCTTGGTACTCTCCTGAATTAAATTTTCCATTTGGCCCTGCCGAGTATTGTAACCTTCCAGGACTTATATTAGAAATTAGCGATTCAAATATAAAGTTTGTTGCATCAAAAATTGAATTTAATCAGATAGATAAAAAGTATAAAATCTCGAAACCCACTAAAGGAGAAAAAGTAACATTAGAAGAATTAAAAAGAATTGGTAGTAAGCTAATTTTAAAGCAATGA
- a CDS encoding DUF423 domain-containing protein: protein MTQFTLIIASILGGLSVIFGAFGAHALKKNLTEEQLKSFETGVKYQMYHAIVLLLIGFNIKLETASETYMVYSFIAGIVLFSFSIYGLVISSAKNKKLRFLGPITPLGGLLLVCGWCLLFYTILNIS from the coding sequence ATGACTCAATTCACATTAATTATTGCAAGTATTTTAGGAGGATTATCCGTTATTTTTGGTGCTTTTGGAGCGCACGCTTTAAAAAAAAATCTAACAGAAGAACAATTAAAAAGTTTTGAAACTGGTGTAAAATATCAAATGTACCACGCAATTGTTCTTTTACTTATTGGTTTTAATATAAAGTTAGAAACAGCTTCAGAAACATATATGGTGTATAGTTTTATTGCTGGAATTGTTTTATTCTCTTTTAGTATTTATGGTTTGGTAATTTCTTCAGCAAAAAATAAAAAACTACGATTTTTAGGTCCAATTACACCGCTTGGTGGCTTACTATTAGTTTGTGGTTGGTGCTTGTTATTTTATACTATTTTAAATATAAGCTAA
- a CDS encoding CocE/NonD family hydrolase, with the protein MKNNTFKVIALILTITTLFFCKNNSTEFTQEKTNYVQENYNKIETSITMRDGVKLFTSIYTPKDTSKTYPILLQRTPYSTRPYGANKFKTRIAPNEHLMKEGNIVVYQDVRGRWMSEGTYDNMRAYIPNKKDSTFVDESSDTYDTIDWLVKNIENNNGNVGTWGISYPGFYSTYSTIDAHPALKAASPQASIADFYFDDFHHNGAFLLSYFRAVPLFGTPKDTPTDTAWYKIPDLKTKDQYQFFLDAGPLSNLDHFFEYEKLDNPALKNSENTSDFFWNELKEHPNYDEVWQSKGLIQHLKNIKSSVATMVVGGQFDAEDLYGPLETYKTIEKYNKDNYNTLVFGPWSHGQWASTKTNNSVGNYYFGDSISIKFQEQIETKFFNHFLKGNGDKNSGLPEAYVYDTGKKEWNSYNAWPPENSEKETFYLSDNQELTSKKGKEIGIQFISNIKKPVPYSEDIKTVFTPRKYMTDDQRFAARRSDVLVFETDFLDEEITISGEILAKLQVATTGTAADWIVKIIDVHPSDSKENNKDMQNHLKMSNYHLMVRSEVMRGKFRNSFTYPEPFIPNKKTAVNIKLQDIHHTFKKGHKLQIQVQSTWFPLIDLNPQTYVDNIFKAKEEDFKTQTHTVFTSSAIEFTVLK; encoded by the coding sequence ATGAAAAACAACACTTTTAAAGTAATTGCATTAATATTAACAATTACTACACTATTTTTTTGTAAAAACAACAGTACTGAATTCACCCAAGAAAAAACAAATTATGTTCAAGAAAATTACAACAAAATAGAAACTTCCATCACTATGCGCGATGGTGTTAAACTATTTACCTCAATTTACACACCAAAAGATACTAGTAAAACCTACCCTATTCTATTACAACGCACACCTTACAGTACCAGACCTTATGGAGCAAATAAGTTTAAAACCCGTATTGCGCCAAACGAACATTTAATGAAAGAAGGCAATATTGTGGTATATCAAGATGTGCGTGGGCGTTGGATGAGTGAAGGAACGTATGATAATATGCGTGCCTATATTCCAAATAAAAAAGACAGCACTTTTGTTGACGAAAGTTCCGATACGTATGATACTATTGATTGGCTAGTAAAAAATATAGAAAACAACAACGGAAATGTTGGTACTTGGGGAATTAGTTATCCTGGTTTTTATAGTACGTATTCAACTATTGATGCGCATCCTGCTTTAAAAGCTGCATCACCACAGGCTAGTATTGCCGATTTTTATTTCGATGATTTTCACCATAATGGAGCTTTTTTATTGAGTTATTTTAGAGCAGTTCCATTGTTTGGAACTCCAAAAGATACACCTACTGATACAGCATGGTACAAAATTCCAGACCTTAAAACAAAAGATCAATATCAGTTTTTTTTAGATGCTGGTCCTTTAAGTAATTTAGATCACTTTTTTGAATATGAAAAATTAGACAATCCTGCATTAAAAAACAGTGAGAACACAAGCGATTTCTTTTGGAATGAACTGAAAGAACATCCAAATTACGACGAAGTTTGGCAAAGCAAAGGTCTTATTCAGCATTTAAAAAACATTAAATCTTCAGTTGCAACTATGGTTGTTGGCGGACAATTTGATGCTGAAGATCTATACGGTCCTTTAGAAACCTACAAAACCATAGAGAAATACAATAAAGACAATTATAATACTTTAGTTTTTGGACCTTGGAGTCACGGACAATGGGCAAGTACCAAAACAAATAATAGTGTAGGAAATTATTATTTTGGCGATTCTATTTCAATAAAATTTCAAGAGCAAATTGAAACCAAATTCTTTAATCATTTTTTAAAAGGAAATGGAGATAAAAATTCTGGACTACCAGAAGCCTATGTGTACGATACTGGAAAAAAAGAATGGAATAGTTATAATGCTTGGCCACCAGAAAATTCTGAAAAAGAAACGTTTTATTTAAGTGATAATCAAGAATTAACTTCTAAAAAAGGAAAAGAAATAGGTATTCAATTTATTAGTAATATTAAAAAACCTGTTCCGTATTCCGAAGATATTAAAACGGTTTTTACACCTAGAAAATATATGACAGATGATCAACGTTTCGCTGCTAGAAGAAGTGATGTGTTAGTTTTTGAAACCGATTTTTTAGATGAAGAAATTACAATTAGTGGAGAAATTTTAGCTAAATTACAAGTAGCAACAACTGGAACAGCTGCAGATTGGATTGTAAAAATTATTGATGTACATCCTTCAGATTCTAAAGAAAATAATAAGGATATGCAAAATCATTTAAAAATGAGCAATTATCATTTAATGGTGCGTAGCGAAGTTATGCGAGGAAAATTTAGAAACAGTTTCACCTATCCAGAACCTTTTATTCCAAACAAAAAAACTGCTGTGAATATTAAATTACAAGATATACATCATACATTTAAAAAAGGGCATAAACTACAAATTCAAGTGCAAAGTACTTGGTTTCCGTTAATTGATTTAAATCCACAAACGTATGTAGATAATATTTTTAAAGCTAAAGAAGAAGATTTTAAAACACAAACACATACTGTTTTTACATCTTCAGCAATTGAGTTTACAGTGTTAAAATAA
- a CDS encoding PQQ-dependent sugar dehydrogenase: protein MKYSTLFFSFIVMLLISCKEKPSEKLAMQMVNNTHSSFEVETIVSDMDIPWSMAFLPDNSLLITELKGELIHFKNGVKTSIKNVPEVFARGQGGLLDIELDPNYSKNGWLYLSYASNIENDGNGGNTTIMRAKLKDGALTETKVLYKATPNTKSGTHFGSRIEFDKDGYLYFSIGDRYVRDENPQDITKDAGKIYRINSDGTIPTDNPFYNTKNAKKAIYSYGHRNPQGMAMHPVTGEIWIHEHGPKGGDEINIIKAGKNYGWPKASFGVNYSGTKFTDKTSIKGMENPIHHWTPSIAPSGMTFVTSDKYPNWKGNVLVGSLKFQYISRCVIENNKVVKEEKLLENIGRVRCVRQAPDGYIYVAVQNLGIVRLTPSL, encoded by the coding sequence ATGAAATATTCTACTTTATTTTTCAGCTTTATAGTAATGCTACTAATTTCTTGTAAAGAAAAACCTTCAGAAAAATTAGCTATGCAAATGGTAAATAATACTCATTCTTCTTTTGAAGTAGAAACCATTGTTAGTGATATGGATATTCCTTGGAGTATGGCTTTTTTACCTGATAATTCTCTATTAATTACAGAATTAAAAGGTGAATTAATTCATTTTAAAAACGGTGTAAAAACTAGTATTAAAAATGTACCAGAAGTTTTTGCTAGAGGTCAAGGTGGTTTATTAGATATTGAATTAGATCCAAATTATAGCAAAAATGGTTGGTTGTATTTATCATACGCTTCAAACATAGAAAACGATGGTAATGGTGGAAATACAACTATTATGAGAGCAAAATTAAAAGATGGTGCTCTAACTGAAACCAAAGTATTATACAAAGCTACTCCAAACACAAAAAGCGGAACACATTTTGGATCTCGCATAGAATTTGACAAAGATGGTTATTTATATTTTTCAATTGGGGATCGTTATGTTAGAGATGAAAATCCACAAGATATTACTAAAGATGCCGGAAAAATTTATAGAATAAACAGTGATGGTACAATTCCAACAGACAACCCTTTTTACAATACAAAAAATGCTAAAAAGGCAATCTATTCTTACGGACATAGAAATCCACAAGGAATGGCAATGCATCCGGTAACTGGTGAAATTTGGATACACGAACACGGTCCAAAAGGTGGTGATGAAATAAATATTATAAAAGCTGGTAAAAATTATGGATGGCCAAAAGCATCTTTTGGAGTTAATTACAGCGGTACAAAATTTACTGATAAAACTTCTATTAAAGGAATGGAAAACCCTATTCACCATTGGACTCCTTCTATTGCGCCAAGCGGAATGACATTTGTTACAAGCGATAAATATCCAAACTGGAAAGGAAATGTACTGGTCGGTTCTTTAAAATTTCAATATATAAGTCGTTGTGTTATAGAAAACAATAAAGTAGTAAAAGAAGAAAAATTACTAGAAAATATTGGTCGTGTACGTTGTGTACGTCAAGCTCCTGATGGTTATATTTACGTGGCTGTCCAAAATTTAGGAATTGTACGTTTAACACCATCACTTTAA
- a CDS encoding phosphotransferase: MTDFPVSASTLSENHLGKFVIENYNLPTNSTCKLYRTGINHTYFITTNNTKYALRVYSYNWRTKQEIEEELELLNKLATHNLSVSFPIKDKKREFIQKINAPEGTRYAVLFSFAEGKKIRFMTPETCFKIGNLMASFHKITHNKNINRINYTTETLVKLPYKYACNYFSEALPEMKFIKEHGNLISEIFKQVDTTQIKSGIVHLDIWYDNMNITNENEITIFDFDFCGNGWLLFDVAYFTNQLFNIETDKKDYELKLKHFLEGYQNILTLTNTELTLLPSAAVATQLFYLGVQSQRFDWSNIFLTENYLKMYVNRIKSWINYSKQ; this comes from the coding sequence ATGACAGATTTTCCAGTTTCAGCCTCAACACTTTCTGAAAATCATCTAGGTAAATTTGTAATAGAAAACTATAATTTACCTACAAATAGTACTTGTAAACTATATAGAACAGGTATTAACCATACATATTTTATCACAACTAATAACACCAAATACGCGTTAAGAGTTTACAGTTATAATTGGCGAACTAAACAAGAAATTGAAGAAGAACTTGAACTTTTAAATAAATTAGCTACTCATAATTTAAGTGTTTCATTTCCTATTAAAGATAAAAAAAGAGAATTTATTCAAAAAATAAACGCTCCTGAAGGCACTAGATATGCCGTACTATTTTCCTTTGCTGAAGGAAAAAAAATACGATTTATGACTCCTGAAACTTGTTTTAAAATTGGTAACCTTATGGCGAGTTTTCATAAAATTACGCATAACAAAAACATAAATCGTATTAATTATACTACAGAAACATTGGTTAAATTACCTTATAAATACGCTTGTAATTATTTTTCTGAAGCATTACCAGAAATGAAATTTATAAAAGAACATGGAAACTTAATTAGTGAAATTTTTAAACAAGTTGACACAACTCAAATTAAAAGTGGAATTGTACATTTAGACATTTGGTATGATAATATGAATATTACAAATGAAAATGAAATTACCATATTTGATTTTGATTTTTGTGGAAATGGTTGGTTACTATTTGACGTGGCATACTTTACAAATCAACTTTTTAATATTGAAACTGATAAAAAAGATTACGAACTTAAATTAAAGCATTTTTTAGAGGGATATCAAAACATTTTAACTCTAACAAATACTGAATTAACATTACTTCCAAGCGCTGCAGTAGCAACACAATTATTTTATTTAGGCGTACAATCTCAACGGTTTGACTGGTCTAATATATTTTTAACAGAAAATTATTTAAAAATGTATGTTAACCGTATAAAATCTTGGATTAATTATTCTAAACAATAA
- a CDS encoding glycoside hydrolase family 95 protein, whose product MKPLSRLTLFTFILLLNLQINGQEKKPLELWYNTPAVDWMTEALPIGNGYIGAMIFGDPEEEHIQFSEGTLWSGGPDSNPDYNFGIQKDAHKNLPKVRALLKEGAYKKADSLVKKSFVGKINKGKKYTAEFGDYGSQQTMGDIFVKVAHKKGEITNYKRSLDISEAIAKVQFEVDGTTYNREFFGNYPKNLMVYQFSSSEKTDYEIRFKTPHALVKENFTNSTYSFQGKVPDNGMGFETKLHFKISEGTLSYKNGIIYIKGAKEITILHAAATSFSLKYPNYSGTNFKAINAKNIKSGASVSYNNLKTEHITDYTNLFNRVQFNLEGNSFSELPTDKRLENYFKTKDAVGIEVLYFQYARYLMISGSRPKTMSMNLQGKWNNSTSAPWAADYHSNINLQMVYWPAELTNLSECHMPFLNYIESLVEPGKLASKEFFNTRGWMVNTMCNAFGYTSPGWGIPWGFFPGGAGWFSQHLWDHYDFTQDSEFLKSQAYPVMKEAALFWIDYLTLDDQGNIVSTPSYSPEHGGISNGASMDHQIAWDLLNNCIKAAKVLNIDDEFTKKAKEVRDAILKPQIGSWGQLQEWNEDVDDPNSKHRHISHLFALYPGNQISTTKTPKLADAAKVTLNARGDSGTGWSLGWKVNFWARLKDGNRAHKLLQNLLNPVYSKEIRMANGGGTYQNLLCAHPPFQLDGNMGGAAGIVEMLLQSQTGIIELLPALPDAWKQGEVKGLKTRGGFQVDIEWKQGKLTKSTIKGTPNKKGTYSIKNGKTKKFKLNSKGYYKI is encoded by the coding sequence ATGAAGCCTCTTTCAAGACTCACATTATTCACTTTTATTTTATTGTTAAACCTTCAAATAAATGGTCAAGAAAAAAAACCTTTAGAACTTTGGTATAACACACCTGCTGTTGATTGGATGACAGAAGCATTACCTATTGGAAATGGTTATATAGGCGCTATGATTTTTGGAGACCCAGAAGAAGAACACATTCAATTCTCTGAAGGAACCTTATGGTCTGGAGGACCAGATTCTAATCCAGATTATAATTTTGGAATCCAAAAAGATGCTCATAAAAACTTACCTAAAGTTAGAGCCTTATTAAAAGAAGGTGCATATAAAAAAGCTGATTCTTTAGTTAAAAAATCATTTGTTGGTAAAATAAATAAAGGTAAAAAATACACAGCTGAATTTGGAGATTATGGTTCTCAACAAACTATGGGAGATATTTTTGTAAAAGTAGCACATAAAAAAGGTGAAATTACAAATTACAAACGTAGCTTAGATATTAGTGAAGCCATAGCAAAAGTACAGTTTGAAGTAGATGGCACCACATATAATCGTGAATTTTTTGGTAATTACCCTAAAAACCTAATGGTTTATCAATTTTCAAGTTCAGAAAAAACCGATTATGAAATTCGTTTTAAAACACCACATGCCTTAGTAAAAGAAAATTTCACTAACAGTACTTATAGTTTTCAAGGAAAAGTTCCAGATAACGGAATGGGGTTTGAAACTAAATTACATTTTAAAATTTCTGAAGGAACCTTAAGTTATAAAAATGGAATTATTTATATAAAAGGAGCAAAAGAAATTACCATTTTACATGCTGCTGCAACATCGTTTTCTTTAAAATACCCAAATTACAGTGGTACAAATTTTAAAGCGATTAATGCTAAAAATATAAAAAGTGGCGCTTCAGTTTCATACAACAATCTAAAAACTGAACACATAACAGATTATACAAACTTATTTAATCGAGTTCAATTTAATCTAGAAGGAAATTCTTTTTCAGAATTACCAACAGATAAAAGATTAGAAAATTATTTTAAAACCAAAGATGCTGTTGGTATAGAGGTTTTATACTTTCAATATGCTCGTTATTTAATGATTTCTGGAAGTCGACCAAAAACAATGTCTATGAATTTACAGGGTAAATGGAACAACTCTACAAGTGCTCCTTGGGCTGCAGATTATCATAGTAATATAAATTTACAAATGGTTTATTGGCCTGCTGAACTTACAAATTTATCGGAGTGCCACATGCCTTTTTTAAATTATATAGAAAGTCTTGTAGAACCAGGTAAATTGGCTTCAAAAGAATTTTTTAACACAAGAGGCTGGATGGTAAACACCATGTGTAATGCTTTCGGATATACATCACCAGGATGGGGAATTCCTTGGGGATTTTTTCCTGGAGGAGCAGGTTGGTTTTCTCAACATTTATGGGATCATTATGATTTTACACAAGATTCTGAATTTTTGAAATCACAAGCATATCCAGTTATGAAAGAAGCTGCTTTATTTTGGATTGATTATTTAACTTTAGACGATCAAGGTAATATAGTTTCTACACCTTCATATTCACCTGAACATGGTGGAATTTCTAATGGAGCATCTATGGACCATCAAATTGCCTGGGATTTACTTAACAATTGTATTAAAGCTGCAAAAGTTTTAAATATTGATGATGAATTTACAAAAAAGGCAAAGGAAGTTAGAGATGCTATTTTAAAACCTCAAATTGGTAGTTGGGGACAATTACAAGAGTGGAATGAAGATGTTGATGACCCAAACAGCAAACACCGTCATATTTCACACCTATTCGCACTCTATCCTGGAAACCAAATATCTACAACAAAAACGCCTAAATTGGCTGACGCAGCTAAAGTTACTTTAAATGCCAGAGGTGATAGTGGAACTGGATGGTCTTTAGGTTGGAAGGTCAATTTTTGGGCACGACTAAAAGATGGAAACCGTGCTCATAAATTACTTCAAAATTTATTAAATCCTGTGTATTCAAAAGAAATTAGAATGGCAAATGGGGGTGGTACTTATCAAAACCTATTGTGTGCGCATCCGCCTTTCCAATTAGATGGAAACATGGGTGGTGCTGCTGGTATTGTAGAAATGCTACTACAATCTCAAACTGGTATTATTGAGTTATTACCTGCACTACCAGATGCTTGGAAACAAGGTGAAGTTAAAGGACTAAAAACTAGAGGTGGTTTTCAAGTTGATATTGAATGGAAACAGGGAAAACTTACCAAATCCACAATTAAAGGAACACCAAATAAAAAAGGGACTTATAGCATTAAAAATGGTAAAACCAAAAAGTTTAAACTGAATAGCAAAGGTTATTATAAAATCTAA